The Paenibacillus polymyxa M1 DNA segment GACAGATCATTTTAAGGTATTCCAGATCATTGCTTGTATGCGAACGTGAATTCAGCAGTCCTGCCTGGGCAAGTCCCATGGTAGCACCACAAATCGCCGCCACCCATATACCTTCCTCTAAACATCTCTCAACAATTTTTAAAATCGGTTGGTGAATGGTTTCTGTCCATGTATTTCCACCGGGTAAAATCAATAAATCTGTGCTTTTAATACTGCACTCATCTAGTTTGATGTCAGGCAGGATTTTCAATCCGCCCATGGTTGTGACAGGAGTCTTTTCCATTCCCACGGTAACTATTTTGGATGGGAACAGCCCCTTTTTATAATATCTCCCCGAATTCAGTTCGGCAGTTAAGTAACCGATCTCCCAGTCTGCCATAGTGTCAAATACATAAAGATATGCCGTACTATTCATTCACAGGTTCTCCTTATTTTATAATTTAT contains these protein-coding regions:
- a CDS encoding type 1 glutamine amidotransferase family protein — translated: MNSTAYLYVFDTMADWEIGYLTAELNSGRYYKKGLFPSKIVTVGMEKTPVTTMGGLKILPDIKLDECSIKSTDLLILPGGNTWTETIHQPILKIVERCLEEGIWVAAICGATMGLAQAGLLNSRSHTSNDLEYLKMICPTYTGEKYYKMESAVTDGKLITASGMAPLEFSVHVLKALGVFSSKTLEAWYSLNKTRASKHYYELMNSIQ